In a single window of the Streptacidiphilus sp. P02-A3a genome:
- a CDS encoding MarR family winged helix-turn-helix transcriptional regulator codes for MALHSLEVLDGEVSLPQFRLLVTLNDLGCSPSSKVAHALGLGASSITRLADRLADSGHLARGRDERHRGVVTLELTERGHLLVDQVLAWRERELARVLAMLEPEQRAATAAGLRAFHAAVGENYAAELHGPVLL; via the coding sequence GTGGCGTTGCACAGCCTGGAGGTCCTGGACGGCGAGGTGTCCCTGCCGCAGTTCCGGCTGCTGGTGACGCTGAACGACCTGGGCTGCTCTCCCTCCTCGAAGGTCGCCCATGCACTGGGCCTGGGGGCCTCCTCGATCACCCGGCTTGCGGACCGGCTGGCCGACTCCGGCCACCTGGCGCGGGGACGGGACGAACGCCACCGCGGGGTGGTCACCCTGGAGCTGACGGAGCGTGGACACCTGCTGGTGGACCAGGTCCTGGCCTGGCGCGAACGGGAACTGGCCCGGGTCCTGGCCATGCTGGAACCCGAGCAGCGCGCGGCCACCGCCGCTGGCCTGCGGGCCTTCCATGCCGCAGTGGGGGAGAACTACGCCGCCGAGCTGCACGGCCCGGTGCTGCTGTGA